A window of Acropora muricata isolate sample 2 chromosome 3, ASM3666990v1, whole genome shotgun sequence contains these coding sequences:
- the LOC136910839 gene encoding glutathione hydrolase 1 proenzyme-like, which translates to MSARLIKIGAGLGLSGLAVFLVLHFESRNDNPRPAARGKYENQTVGTYENQTAGTYENQTVGTYENQTVATDTKECSDIGNEILAKDGSAVDAAIAAMFCLGVINMHSSGIGGGGVMLVYNRSTKAASIIDFRETAPLIVSNFTPDATGEKESRFGGLAIAVPGEVKGMYQASQKYGRLPWKELVEPAIKLARDGFNISAAVAEALNITPYIKEHIEGDPGLRELLLDKDKDNNTYKKGAEITNKKYAKTLEIIQQDPESFYSGTLAKSISRDMRNINSKVSRRDLRNYRAVIREPKKGNLSNMTMYLSPPPSSGAVLALILNILKGYKMKEADLDGDDASVLTYHRIIEAFKFAYAWRSRLGDPAFNSEVQRSAEEMLDQKLGDQLRQKIQYNRTHHNVSYYAKYFSQADYGTTHISVLAKNGDAVAVTTTINLRFGCRYRSMDTGIIYNNQMADFDIPDPEVKNNIHPSPFNFPEPGKRPFSSMTPTILTDENGDVQVVIGASGGKRITTAVSLVLMNKLWFGMTLPKAVDNPRLHNHLVPDRNVTIERKKEYRLKEEIVEGLRRMGHLVQEGKENQFAVVQAVYRNGTGLIEAKSDPRKFGKPAGQ; encoded by the exons ATGTCTGCTAG GCTAATTAAAATCGGTGCAGGACTGGGCCTCAGCGGACTAGCAGTATTCCTTGTTTTGCATTTCGAGTCCCGGAATGACAATCCTAGGCCTGCCGCACGGGGAAAATATGAAAACCAGACAGTCGGAACATATGAGAACCAAACAGCCGGAACATATGAGAACCAAACAGTCGGAACATATGAGAACCAAACAGTCGCTACTGATACAAAGGAGTGTTCAGACATAGGAAATGAAATCCTCGCTAAAGATGGTTCGGCCGTTGATGCAGCAATCGCTGCCATGTTTTGCCTTGGAGTCATTAACATGCATTCTTCTGGTATCGGAGGTGGTGGGGTAATGTTGGTGTACAACCGTTCTACCAAAGCAGCAAGTATTATCGACTTTAGAGAAACAGCTCCATTGATTGTGTCGAATTTTACTCCGGACGCTACTGGAGAGAAGGAATCTCGATTTG GCGGTCTGGCTATTGCTGTTCCGGGCGAAGTGAAGGGCATGTACCAGGCCTCACAAAAATACGGTCGGTTGCCATGGAAAGAGTTGGTTGAACCTGCAATTAAATTGGCCCGTGATGGGTTCAATATAAGCGCAGCGGTTGCTGAGGCGTTGAACATTACTCCTTATATTAAAGAGCACATTGAAGGAGATCCCGGGTTGAG GGAACTACTTCTAGATAAAGATAAAGATAACAACACTTACAAGAAGGGAGCTGAGATTACAAACAAAAAGTATGCAAAAACGTTGGAAATTATTCAGCAGGATCCGGAATCGTTTTACAGTGGAACCTTGGCCAAAAGTATCTCGCGTGATATGCGTAACATAAACAGTAAAGTTTCGCGAAGAGATTTACGGAACTATAGAGCAGTGATAAGAGAACCAAAGAAAGGGAACCTGTCAAATATGACAATGTACCTTAGCCCTCCCCCATCAAGTGGCGCTGTGTTGGCCCTGATCTTGAACATATTGAAAG GGTATAAAATGAAAGAGGCTGATCTTGACGGTGATGATGCTTCTGTTCTGACGTATCATCGAATCATTGAAGCTTTTAAGTTCGCTTACGCATGGCGTAGTCGGCTTGGAGATCCCGCATTCAACAGCGAAGTCCAGAGG TCTGCCGAGGAAATGCTCGATCAGAAACTAGGCGACCAGTTGCGACAGAAAATACAATATAATCGGACGCACCACAACGTTTCTTATTACGCTAAGTATTTCTCACAAGCGGACTACGGCACAACTCATATATCCGTACTGGCGAAAAACGGGGATGCGGTGGCCGTAACCACTACCATAAATTTGAG GTTTGGATGTAGATACAGATCTATGGACACTGGTATCATCTACAATAATCAAATGGCAGATTTTGACATTCCAGATCCTGAAGTTAAGAATAATATTCACCCATCGCCTTTTAATTTCCCCGAGCCTGGAAAGCGACCGTTCTCGTCCATGACTCCCACGATTTTGACAGATGAAAATGGTGACGTGCAGGTTGTAATCGGCGCTTCTGGCGGGAAAAGGATCACCACTGCTGTCTCTTTG GTATTGATGAACAAGCTGTGGTTTGGCATGACCTTACCCAAAGCTGTCGATAATCCACGACTGCATAACCATCTTGTACCAGATCGAAATGTTACCATTGAAAGAAAGAAGGAGTATCGTCTCAAAGAAGAAATAGTCGAGGGCTTGAGACGCATGGGTCACTTGGTCCAAGAGGGAAAGGAGAATCAGTTCGCTGTGGTTCAAGCAGTCTACAGAAATGGGACAGGTCTAATAGAAGCCAAGTCCGACCCGAGAAAGTTTGGGAAACCTGCAGGGCAATAA